One Vicia villosa cultivar HV-30 ecotype Madison, WI linkage group LG5, Vvil1.0, whole genome shotgun sequence genomic window, tttaataaataataaataaataaaataaaaaattaactaattaattaattaatgattaaaaattcTATGTACATataatttctctctcttccataacTCACAATTattcaataataattataataataattaatagttgTCCACCAATAACTATCAATTTCCTCAAAAATAACCACCAATTTGCTTTTAGTATAAATTTATCTCAATGGAAGTTGTCCACACCATTTTCTTTgttcaaattattttgaattttttgaatactTCTTTTAGTTTATTTTGTGTGGAAAAGAGTAACTAGTTTTAATGATAGTTATCAAGGTTAAAAGATTTTTTCTTCTCTAACTTATGTAAGATTTTTCTCTTACAATATTGATATTttgttatataaaaaatttaagttaGCAATAGCATATATGCTATCATAGCCTAAGTACAAGTGAATTGCTACTTTAAAGTATATTAATGTCAGTTAATTATTactgttattgttattatttatttattgcagTTTTACTAAAAATTCCtgcaaaaaaaatcacaaatactTTAAATGGTAGTGACTAATATTAAAATACTTCTATTTCTCTAATATATGcttgatttattttcttaaaatattaatattttgctATATTAAAATTTCGGTTACCAATTGACCCAATTAGATGATACTTAAAAGCATTATTTGTTTTGTTCAaggataattttttaattttaacttatGATCCAATAAATTCTTTTAAATTTCAACTAAGGCAATTTGTTTTACTCATTTTATTTGTAATGACTATAATAAAATTCAAGGATACCTTTTGAAGTAGGATGAAGTTTATCTTACATAATATATTTTCTCACATGCACAATgatatgatttaattttaaaatttacataaaaaataatttaaaattattgataACAACAAATAAATGTCAAGATATAAACACTACCTaaaatatcatttataaaaaagtatttaaaactaaaaaatgaGTATTAGtggtatattataattatttatttaattctaacatCACAAGGTGTATgacattatttttattctaaatttTACAAACATTTACCTATATTTTACTtcatttacctttcaattaaatgtgtggcaaatattatataaaatttataaactttaaaacaattattttatatattaatcaaaAGTTGAAAATATTTATAGCAATATATTTgacaatttaatataatataccGTGCATCGCACGAGTAGACGTCTAGTAATAATAAAGCTAACTAACTTGCACGATGATCAATTTAGACTAATCAAATATCTTTAATAATAATTTCCATTAGATTAAAATGTGATATAAGTTCTTAACTGTGACCATGGGCGGATCTAAGCTCGGCAAGTTCAGGCGATACTCTCCttctaatagtcgatttttagacaacaccagatgtaaaattaataatttttagacaaaattaaggacaaaattagtaaaaatagggtgtgaaatttttggacaaaatcaagaACAACATTTTTAGACAAAGTCAATGACAATATtagtagaaataaaatataaaattaataaaaactgtGTAAAATTTTTGCGCAGACTCCCTAAAATGTATGACTCCGCCAATGTGACATGTcataaaatgttaattttataTTTGTAAAAGTATATCGTTGTAATCTAACTGATGTTAAATCAGTTAGAAGACTCAACTGTATGTCTTTCTTCCTTTCTCTGGTTTTCTTTCTATATGTGCATATATTATACGAAAACAGATTGTCTAACTTAAACGCGCGAACTGCACTCTAACTTTAACTTATTTTACACCGTCGAATCCATCTAACATTGGAGAATAAGACATGTGGTTAcctctttctttctctctaataaaataaactgaacatATGAATAAAAAAAGACTCTAACATTCATCAATCGTCAAAGGGCCATCGCCGTACCTACTATTGCGTCAACCCCATCACACATAAGCTGCTACCTCTGCTTGGCTTCTCCGCCGCCATAGAACAAAGATCCAAAATGAAACCATGGTGGTGAAGTTGTAGAGCCACTCCGGGGACCGAAGGAGACAAAAGCAAGATAAGAGATGACCGGAAAAAGAAGAAAGGTGAGAGACGTCCAATGATATCAAGAAACGACAAGAGGGGAGGTGGTGTCGGTAGCTTGTGGGTACTGTGTAGTAGTGTACTCCTTCTCTTAAATTTTTTCCAACATTTTTCTTTCAAGTTTTTATTGAAGGCCACCTGACACTTTCTGAAACATTAGATTGATTAAACGGTGCTGGTGTTGTGAAAGTCACCCTACCTTTCCCGCAAAAACGGTAGGAAATCTGCTTCCATATTATACATAGATGAACAGATTTCATGATTTCATGATTACCTCGCTTTATGCCaataagagcatctccaatggtgcaacttacatttgagttctttatgggacccattaagccacatcatattaaaagaatttttttaattttaattttaataaaaatctgatatgggtcccacaactttacctcataacttgatttgattgagtactacaatcttttagttgttgcattgcaatgcaactctattatgacatgacaaatttttttaatatttaattattaaattaatggtacatgtggagaactcaatagaagaaactaccattggagatggtctaacAATCTTGTCTTGTTGTATAAGCGTGACCATTATGACTATTAACCACCTTATCTCCTTCTTTATGATGAATAACTATGAATAATAAATTATAGaaaaatgctaacgagtgctctcttaagactttaaaaatagtaaatttatctggTAATTTGCGTATATAATGtctcaaaaattgaaatattaaattttctataatttttttttaaatgtttaatcATTGATTCCTTACATTTTACGATAATATCTTTTACAACATTAGACCCAATTTAATTGGTAAGAGAAAGGAGGTGCATGAAAGTTAGCAAGAACTCCAGGGATAATTGTGATTTCtcatataaaaaacaattaaaaactaGGAAGACTAGTAGTACAGTTAATAAAAACGTCAATGTTGGCCTAGCTGCAGTTACAACATTGAATAGTGACAGTTTTCAGTTTCAAGACTAAAACCCATCGGAGGAGCATCGGGGATCGATTATGGAGTTTCACCAAAACCAccgtaataacaacaattcatctCCACAATGCTCCTCAAATTCCAATTCAATCTCTTCCTCCTCCTCCGTaacaaccaccaccaccaccaacaaCCCTAACCGTAACTCCAACGACCCTATGCACTCCTGGTGGGAATCCGTCTCCAAAGCCCGTTCCCGAATCCACTCCCTAGCCTCCATCCTCCCTCACCACAACCACACTCTCTCCCCCCTCGCCGACTCCGAACGCCCCGCTCTCTCCCTTCTCTCCTCCCCCGCCGCTTACTCCGCCCTCTCCTCTTCCCTCTCCGGTTCCCACTCCGATCCCCTCTGTCACTGGCTTTACGACACTTTCCTCTCCTCTGATCCTCACCTCCGTCTCGTTGTCCTCTCTTTCATCCCTCTCCTCTCCGGTCTCTACCTCTCCCGTGTCCATTCCTCCGATCCCCCTTCCCTCGCCGGTTTCGAAGCTGTCCTCCTCGCTCTCTACGCCGCCGAAACCAAATCGAGAGCCGGTAAACCTCTCCTTGTCACCATTCCCGATCTGTCGATTCCATCCATCTACCATACTCCCCTCCGCAAACCCCTTTCTGCAAACCCTAATCCATCCGTCGGCGTAATCTCACCTCCTCTCGAGCCTCACCT contains:
- the LOC131603139 gene encoding uncharacterized protein LOC131603139 — encoded protein: MEFHQNHRNNNNSSPQCSSNSNSISSSSSVTTTTTTNNPNRNSNDPMHSWWESVSKARSRIHSLASILPHHNHTLSPLADSERPALSLLSSPAAYSALSSSLSGSHSDPLCHWLYDTFLSSDPHLRLVVLSFIPLLSGLYLSRVHSSDPPSLAGFEAVLLALYAAETKSRAGKPLLVTIPDLSIPSIYHTPLRKPLSANPNPSVGVISPPLEPHLAVKSTKRACIVGVALHSYFSQISHMPSWSKLEFCLFAAGWAGQDCPCRREFDQIENLNNTLALRHRNGGDGESDVEIEEVAEALNSLEIHHDPDCESPKGITKGDRIPLPWEILQPTLRILGHCLMGPLNSQEVKDAASFAVRCLYARASHDLVPQAILATRSLIQLDNRTRDAAKSASSAAASNVNTPTKAKKPEMLLVSK